In the genome of Enterococcus sp. DIV2402, the window GTCAATGAAAAGTTTTGAAATTTTTCCAAAATATTTTCTTATTGCCAATAAGCCGGAATAGTTTTCTCATAAGCTGTGATAGCTTCGTCTTCTTTTAGCGTGATTCCAATCTCATCTAATCCGTTTAACATTTTGTGCTTCCAAGTTGAGTCAATGTCAAATGAATATTCATTTTCACCAGAAACAACTTTTTGATTAGGTAAGTCAATCGTAATTTTATCCGTTGGAGTAAGTGCAGCAAGCTGTTCAAGTGCAGGTCGTGGCAAAGAAATTGGCAATAACCCATTTTTTAACGAATTCATATAAAAAATATCACCGAAGCTTCCAGCAATGACTGCACGAAAACCATAGTTTGAAATCGCCCAAACCGCATGTTCCCGAGAAGACCCTCCACCAAAATTATCACCTGAAATCAAAATAGACGCTTCACTATATTCTGGAAAGTTTAAGATAAAATCTGGGTTTGGTTTTCTGCCTTTGATATACCGCCAATCATCAAACAAAAATTCTCCAAAGCCTGTTTTTTCAATTAACTTTAGGTATGTTTTCGGTAAAATTTGGTCCGTATCTAAATTATCATTCATAAAGGGAACTGTTTTCCCCTCATAGACTGTAAAAGGTTCCATATTATTCCCCTCCTATAATTTCTCGTACATCAATAAAGCGACCGTTAATTGCTGCAGCTGCTGCCATTGCAGGGCTACACAAATGTGTTCGTGAGTTTTTTCCTTGTCGACCAACAAAGTTCCGGTTAGAAGTTGAGGCACAATGCACAAATTCTGGGACTTTATCTGGATTCATTCCCAAGCACATCGAACATCCTGGTTCACGCCATTCAAATCCCGCTTCAATAAAAACTTTATCTAAGCCAATTTTTTCGGCAGCGTGTCGGACTGGTCGTGAGCCAGGAACAACAATTCCAGTCACGCCTTCTTTAATTTTTTTACCTTT includes:
- the leuD gene encoding 3-isopropylmalate dehydratase small subunit — its product is MEPFTVYEGKTVPFMNDNLDTDQILPKTYLKLIEKTGFGEFLFDDWRYIKGRKPNPDFILNFPEYSEASILISGDNFGGGSSREHAVWAISNYGFRAVIAGSFGDIFYMNSLKNGLLPISLPRPALEQLAALTPTDKITIDLPNQKVVSGENEYSFDIDSTWKHKMLNGLDEIGITLKEDEAITAYEKTIPAYWQ